In Fluviicola taffensis DSM 16823, the following are encoded in one genomic region:
- a CDS encoding pirin family protein: protein MSKEVTRRNFVQRLSAASASVFALPWLASGKGESESTIEKNMNPIKRSFPLGFQWETQDPFLFCVHHEDQFPKGNEQMGPDSDYFKGRHMGDDFIIKDGFRMYHGKKVPGFPGHPHRGFETITVVRKGLVDHADSLGAAGRYGNGDVQWMTAGKGVQHSEMFPLMSQSEENPLELFQVWLNLPKKDKMVEPHFKMLWRESIPNLKFDSDKVLVELIAGTWGENKAGTPPPDSWAFPKENEVLIVNVKMEPNSTITLPKSLALVNRSLFFYEGDQLTINEQTFESYSGFFTDPSLETVLVSHDTPVSLFLLQGKPIDEQVMQYGPFVMNTKEEIKQAFDDYHATQFGGWPWERYDQVHGREKSRFALHADGTLEEKS from the coding sequence ATGAGTAAAGAAGTAACACGTAGAAATTTTGTTCAACGGCTCTCAGCTGCTTCTGCGTCAGTATTCGCGTTGCCTTGGTTGGCAAGTGGAAAGGGAGAATCTGAATCAACAATAGAAAAGAATATGAATCCGATAAAACGTTCGTTCCCCTTAGGTTTTCAATGGGAAACACAAGATCCGTTCTTGTTTTGTGTCCATCACGAAGACCAGTTTCCAAAAGGAAATGAACAAATGGGGCCCGATTCGGACTATTTCAAAGGTCGGCACATGGGCGATGATTTCATTATCAAAGATGGTTTTCGCATGTATCACGGAAAGAAGGTCCCTGGTTTTCCTGGGCATCCGCATCGTGGATTTGAAACGATTACGGTCGTTCGAAAAGGCTTGGTCGATCACGCTGATTCTTTAGGTGCAGCGGGTCGTTATGGAAATGGCGATGTGCAATGGATGACAGCTGGAAAAGGAGTGCAGCATTCAGAAATGTTCCCGTTGATGTCGCAATCGGAAGAGAATCCTTTGGAATTGTTTCAGGTTTGGCTCAATCTTCCGAAAAAAGATAAAATGGTAGAACCACATTTTAAAATGTTGTGGCGAGAAAGTATTCCGAACCTGAAGTTTGACTCCGATAAAGTATTGGTCGAATTAATTGCAGGAACTTGGGGAGAAAATAAGGCAGGAACTCCGCCACCCGATTCATGGGCTTTTCCAAAAGAAAATGAGGTGTTGATTGTGAATGTCAAAATGGAACCTAATTCAACGATTACTTTGCCAAAATCACTTGCTTTGGTGAATCGAAGTTTGTTTTTCTACGAAGGAGATCAATTAACGATTAACGAGCAAACATTTGAATCCTATTCCGGATTTTTCACGGATCCATCTTTGGAAACTGTTTTGGTTTCTCATGATACGCCAGTAAGTTTGTTCTTATTGCAAGGAAAACCGATTGATGAGCAAGTGATGCAGTACGGACCGTTTGTGATGAATACAAAAGAGGAAATAAAACAAGCTTTTGATGATTACCATGCTACGCAATTCGGTGGTTGGCCCTGGGAGCGCTATGATCAGGTTCACGGAAGAGAAAAATCGCGCTTTGCATTACATGCAGATGGAACTTTGGAAGAGAAATCGTAG
- a CDS encoding OmpA family protein, whose translation MNVFNKSMLMGIFSIGIMAVSSCKPIYTCGEPIPEKKKGGKRLQAVVAERDSLCTTLADQKSANEQLTAVNKQLTDDKKNLQIKLSGQENLTESQLAQLSQKDKDLQNKDQDLQEKERMLREMQAIIARQDELTKKLNQTLRDALVGFNSDELTMEIRDGKVYVSMSDKLLFKSGSTGVEPKGVEALKVLADVLNKNPDIQILVEGHTDNVPIKTAVFKDNWDLSVARATSITRMLNEKYAVAATRMTASGRGEYFPKASNDTTEGKAKNRRTEIILSPKLDEIMNLLNGSGK comes from the coding sequence ATGAATGTATTCAATAAATCCATGCTGATGGGAATTTTTTCCATCGGAATTATGGCAGTTTCTTCTTGCAAACCAATTTACACCTGTGGCGAACCTATTCCAGAGAAAAAGAAAGGTGGAAAACGACTTCAGGCGGTTGTAGCAGAGCGTGATTCATTATGTACGACTCTCGCTGACCAAAAATCGGCAAATGAACAGCTTACTGCTGTCAATAAGCAACTAACGGATGATAAGAAGAATCTTCAAATCAAACTTTCTGGACAAGAAAACCTCACTGAAAGTCAGCTGGCACAGTTGAGTCAAAAAGACAAAGATCTCCAAAATAAAGATCAAGATTTACAGGAAAAAGAACGTATGCTTCGTGAAATGCAAGCGATTATTGCTCGCCAAGATGAACTGACAAAAAAACTGAATCAAACTTTACGCGATGCATTGGTTGGATTTAACTCAGACGAGCTTACGATGGAAATTCGCGATGGAAAAGTATATGTCTCTATGTCAGATAAATTGCTATTCAAATCAGGATCTACAGGTGTTGAACCAAAAGGAGTTGAAGCATTGAAAGTTCTTGCAGATGTATTGAACAAAAATCCAGATATTCAAATTTTGGTAGAAGGACACACGGATAATGTTCCGATTAAAACCGCCGTATTCAAAGACAACTGGGATTTAAGTGTTGCCCGAGCAACTTCAATTACACGTATGTTGAATGAAAAATATGCCGTTGCAGCAACACGTATGACAGCTTCTGGTCGTGGTGAATACTTCCCGAAAGCTTCCAACGATACAACAGAAGGAAAAGCAAAAAACCGAAGAACGGAAATCATTCTTTCTCCGAAATTGGATGAGATTATGAATTTATTGAATGGTTCTGGGAAATAA
- a CDS encoding BamA/TamA family outer membrane protein, with the protein MPKNKAQFLAYPTVAYSPETSLELGISALYVRYAKGDTNNRLSEINGFAFYTLQNQFGGIIEHAIYSDKNNWFFLGKLKFQSFPLTFYGIGANAPNVKLSKVEALQFQLKERLLHKLYGNFYGGIEFDLHHLGKVRFNDYDTNNSYEKPLGHQGSTNLGIGAGVLYDNRHNVLNVRHGFFSELAFLYYGPQFGSKYEFSTIYSDIRWFHPIRKRNVLALHAVGQFSMGNPPFNQLALLGGESIMRGYYLGRFRDRNLIAAQAEYRMLPFSFAKRWGATFFASTGFVYNTFSSVESNHLLIAGGAGLRFLLFRKKDVWVRLDVAFTKEGQGFYIFIGEAF; encoded by the coding sequence ATGCCCAAAAACAAAGCTCAATTCTTGGCATATCCGACAGTAGCATATTCTCCAGAGACAAGCTTGGAATTGGGAATCAGTGCATTATATGTGCGCTACGCAAAAGGAGATACGAACAATCGATTGAGTGAAATAAACGGATTTGCTTTTTATACCTTGCAAAATCAATTTGGTGGAATTATTGAACACGCCATTTATTCGGATAAAAACAACTGGTTCTTTTTGGGAAAACTAAAGTTCCAAAGTTTTCCATTGACTTTTTACGGAATTGGCGCAAATGCTCCAAATGTCAAACTTTCAAAAGTAGAAGCGCTTCAATTTCAACTTAAAGAACGTTTACTGCATAAACTCTATGGAAATTTTTATGGGGGAATCGAATTTGATCTGCATCATCTGGGCAAAGTTCGTTTCAATGATTACGATACAAACAACAGCTATGAAAAACCCTTGGGACATCAAGGATCTACCAACTTAGGAATAGGTGCTGGTGTTTTATATGACAACCGACATAATGTACTCAATGTGCGTCATGGATTTTTCTCTGAACTAGCTTTTCTGTACTACGGACCCCAATTTGGTAGTAAATACGAATTCTCAACGATTTATTCAGACATTCGATGGTTTCACCCTATTAGAAAACGGAATGTACTTGCTCTTCATGCAGTAGGGCAATTCAGCATGGGAAATCCGCCTTTTAATCAATTAGCACTTTTGGGAGGAGAAAGCATCATGCGCGGATATTACTTAGGTCGTTTTCGAGATCGAAATTTAATCGCCGCTCAGGCAGAATACCGCATGCTTCCTTTCAGTTTTGCCAAGAGATGGGGAGCAACTTTCTTCGCAAGTACTGGTTTCGTTTATAACACTTTTTCATCCGTCGAATCCAATCATTTGTTAATCGCTGGAGGAGCTGGATTACGATTTTTACTATTTCGCAAGAAAGATGTTTGGGTGCGTTTAGATGTGGCTTTCACCAAAGAAGGTCAAGGATTTTACATCTTTATTGGAGAAGCTTTTTAG
- a CDS encoding 1,2-dihydroxy-3-keto-5-methylthiopentene dioxygenase: MAILSIPDLNKTIHDVSEIRHFLNTRGIFFDQWQADVVFEDSANQEEILKAYESSLTPFMNSGGYQTADVITINKLTENYEAIRNKFLAEHTHSEDEIRFFVDGEGLFWFNLENEPVFNLLCEKGDLISVPEGTKHWFDAGETNPFVKAIRIFIDMSGWIPDYTGSGLEGRFAEFRVER, translated from the coding sequence ATGGCGATATTATCTATTCCAGATCTGAACAAAACGATTCACGACGTAAGCGAAATTAGACATTTTTTGAACACCCGCGGAATCTTTTTTGATCAATGGCAAGCAGATGTTGTATTTGAAGATAGCGCCAATCAAGAAGAAATTCTAAAAGCTTATGAATCTAGTTTGACTCCATTTATGAATTCAGGTGGTTATCAAACGGCGGACGTAATTACAATCAATAAATTGACCGAAAATTACGAAGCTATTCGTAATAAATTCTTAGCAGAACACACACATTCTGAAGATGAAATTCGATTTTTTGTGGATGGAGAAGGATTGTTTTGGTTCAATTTAGAAAATGAACCAGTTTTCAATCTACTTTGTGAAAAAGGAGATTTGATTTCCGTTCCCGAAGGCACAAAACATTGGTTTGATGCAGGAGAAACAAATCCGTTTGTGAAAGCAATTCGCATTTTCATTGATATGAGTGGTTGGATCCCAGATTATACAGGCTCAGGATTAGAAGGACGATTTGCTGAATTTCGAGTAGAAAGATAA
- the mtnC gene encoding acireductone synthase, with translation MILKSPKYILTDIEGTTSSISFVAEKLFPYFRNNILDLAEMTENPIVKAAFEQTIQLAKSEDGETISTDQEIIDKLYEWSVEDRKITPLKTLQGVLWEKGYQEGELKGHVYPEVAANLKSWKEQGIELGVFSSGSVSAQKLIFGYSISGDLTPYFSSYFDTNTGGKRESETYKKIAQVLQINPSEILFLSDIVEELEAADSNGFQTIQLSRDGMTPSWKQFVTSFDEITFE, from the coding sequence ATGATTTTGAAAAGCCCTAAATACATTCTTACTGACATCGAAGGAACCACTTCTTCCATTTCTTTTGTAGCCGAAAAATTATTTCCCTATTTCCGAAATAACATTCTGGATTTAGCAGAAATGACTGAAAATCCAATTGTGAAAGCAGCTTTTGAGCAAACGATTCAATTGGCAAAATCGGAAGACGGAGAAACAATTTCTACCGACCAGGAAATTATTGATAAATTGTACGAATGGAGTGTAGAAGACCGTAAAATTACTCCGCTTAAAACCTTACAAGGAGTTCTTTGGGAGAAAGGATATCAAGAAGGAGAATTGAAAGGTCATGTTTATCCGGAAGTAGCTGCGAATTTGAAGAGTTGGAAAGAACAAGGAATCGAGTTAGGAGTTTTTTCTTCAGGTTCTGTTTCTGCACAGAAATTAATCTTTGGGTATAGTATTTCGGGTGATTTAACGCCTTATTTTTCCTCCTACTTCGATACAAATACAGGAGGAAAGAGAGAATCCGAAACCTACAAAAAAATTGCCCAAGTACTTCAAATAAATCCTTCAGAAATTCTTTTTTTGAGTGATATTGTGGAAGAATTGGAAGCTGCAGATTCAAATGGATTTCAAACAATCCAGTTGTCGAGAGATGGAATGACTCCTTCTTGGAAACAATTTGTAACTTCTTTTGATGAGATAACTTTTGAATGA
- the mtnA gene encoding S-methyl-5-thioribose-1-phosphate isomerase, whose translation MSAFRTIWTTEDHYVEVIDQRKLPHEWVVEKLISYKDAERAIKDMVVRGAPLIGATAAYGIYLAAREGANLDEAFTALRASRPTAVNLFWALDRMKTKLENASDLVQTAWEEAAQIVEDDVETCRMIGVHGLPLIEEISQRKQEEVVNILTHCNAGMLGCIEWGTITSPIYQAAQKGIKVHVWVDETRPRLQGANLTCYELTRHNIPHTLIVDNQGGHLMQHGMVDMCIVGTDRTTRNGDVANKIGTYLKALAAHDNQIPFYVALPSTTLDMTIRDGLKEIPIEQRNQDEVRYIVGKSKATGQLDEVLICPETTNASNYGFDVTPARLVSGLITERGICAASEKGLVALFPEYK comes from the coding sequence ATGAGCGCATTTAGAACCATTTGGACAACCGAAGACCACTACGTAGAAGTTATCGATCAACGCAAATTACCACACGAATGGGTAGTTGAAAAATTGATTTCGTACAAAGATGCTGAACGTGCAATCAAAGATATGGTGGTTCGTGGCGCTCCGTTAATTGGCGCAACAGCAGCTTATGGAATTTATTTGGCAGCAAGAGAAGGAGCTAATTTAGACGAAGCTTTTACAGCATTACGTGCTTCACGACCAACGGCTGTGAATTTATTCTGGGCTTTGGATCGCATGAAAACGAAATTAGAAAATGCTTCTGATTTGGTTCAAACAGCTTGGGAAGAAGCAGCTCAAATTGTGGAAGATGATGTGGAAACGTGTCGAATGATTGGTGTTCACGGGTTGCCGCTGATTGAAGAAATTTCTCAAAGAAAGCAAGAAGAAGTTGTCAATATTCTCACGCATTGTAATGCAGGAATGTTGGGATGCATCGAATGGGGAACAATCACATCTCCTATTTATCAAGCAGCACAAAAGGGAATCAAAGTACATGTTTGGGTGGATGAAACTCGTCCGCGTTTGCAAGGAGCAAATCTGACTTGTTATGAATTAACGAGACACAATATTCCACACACTTTAATTGTTGATAACCAAGGTGGACATTTGATGCAACATGGAATGGTGGATATGTGTATTGTTGGTACAGATCGCACGACTCGAAATGGAGATGTTGCCAATAAAATTGGGACATATTTGAAAGCTTTGGCTGCACATGACAATCAGATTCCATTTTATGTAGCGCTTCCATCAACTACTTTAGACATGACTATTCGTGATGGATTGAAAGAGATTCCAATTGAACAAAGAAACCAAGATGAGGTTCGCTATATTGTCGGAAAAAGCAAGGCTACAGGGCAGTTAGATGAAGTGTTAATCTGTCCAGAAACCACAAATGCGAGCAACTATGGTTTTGATGTAACTCCAGCTCGATTGGTTTCAGGATTAATCACTGAAAGAGGAATTTGCGCAGCAAGTGAAAAAGGATTAGTAGCTTTATTTCCAGAGTACAAATAA
- a CDS encoding LTA synthase family protein, with translation MNQFQTFIKKVIPYSTSLFFVFVFSRIFQIINEPKEIFGIPLKPIYHLKGFIMDLMMTLIISSIGMLLILLLRIIIRKTNLFPFHLISILSILINYTLTVYFVQTNQLLGDAFYQLTNSELIISANLDSNLTFLSVSFPLLLIICYFLIAKLIKKFRLRKYVFVVFFLLMISSLIAYPWKLIQSEDYVGDRVINNKLLAFVDVSEKHFFAKNETESINSKTFRELDDSFFPDPSTRNNEYSLIHELKAESEFANFIHKSPKGPPNIVIIIVESLSTFLVKESAKNPCNVMPFMDSLSSKSLYFPNFISSCERTHNVLPAILASSPNPPEKQFMQTEELPRHWSLISLLKNYHSRFYCGVDLSFVNMRDFMDYNQTDYTVNSWEPRFSKVRDGVKSFWGYSDDHLFEKSILDDKKHQNKNPKLDVFLTISTHEPYSYPNKDKYLLLLKEKMSKIKCSPAQKAAIHHHSELLGSYLFTDEALKNYFKKASKKPDFDNTIFFILGDHGNSLLCETEIQRYQTPLLIYSPLLKKSEQFNAISSHNDLTPTIINYLRVTYPELKLPKQVPFFGKELSFEKSFKCERTLPLVSLDSETKHLILNNYMQFEGQLFKINKDLKLVRIKNKQINEKMTKQLSVYQKLARYYHEYDKILPNEQYKQFARHGKKIKLSYAPVDEIDKGSKKDFIDLGQAINIQKKWKRLEIQLEGEIFLTDYDDLKEYAYINFTIEQIHPKKIVLWGSHTAKYQDPPRLKKWNKIKYSLFIDTRKFSSKGELFRVIYYLHNPKLKNIKIRKNSLEGTAWE, from the coding sequence ATGAATCAATTTCAAACCTTCATCAAAAAGGTAATTCCATATTCAACTTCCTTATTTTTTGTATTTGTTTTTTCTAGAATCTTTCAGATCATCAACGAGCCAAAAGAAATATTTGGAATTCCATTAAAACCAATTTATCATTTAAAGGGTTTTATTATGGATTTGATGATGACACTAATTATCTCATCAATAGGAATGCTACTTATTCTACTTCTTAGGATTATTATCAGAAAAACAAACCTATTCCCCTTTCATCTCATTTCAATTTTAAGTATCCTTATAAATTACACGCTTACTGTTTACTTTGTACAAACAAATCAACTCCTTGGAGATGCTTTTTATCAGCTCACGAACTCTGAGTTAATTATTTCAGCCAATTTAGATTCCAATCTCACATTCCTATCCGTTTCGTTTCCTCTTTTGTTAATTATCTGCTATTTTTTGATAGCCAAACTGATTAAAAAATTTAGGCTTAGAAAGTATGTCTTCGTTGTTTTTTTCCTTTTAATGATCAGCTCTTTGATTGCCTATCCTTGGAAATTGATTCAATCAGAAGATTATGTAGGTGATCGTGTAATCAATAACAAACTACTAGCCTTTGTTGATGTTTCCGAAAAGCATTTTTTTGCTAAAAACGAAACAGAATCTATTAATTCAAAAACGTTCAGAGAATTAGACGACTCTTTCTTTCCAGATCCATCCACTAGAAATAACGAGTATTCATTAATTCATGAACTCAAAGCTGAAAGTGAATTTGCTAATTTCATTCACAAGTCTCCAAAAGGTCCGCCAAACATCGTCATCATTATTGTAGAATCTTTATCTACTTTCCTAGTAAAAGAAAGTGCTAAAAATCCCTGTAATGTAATGCCTTTCATGGATTCACTATCTTCAAAGAGTCTCTATTTTCCGAATTTCATATCTAGTTGTGAAAGAACTCATAATGTATTGCCTGCAATATTAGCTTCATCTCCAAACCCACCAGAAAAACAATTTATGCAAACCGAGGAATTGCCTCGTCATTGGTCATTAATCTCTCTTTTGAAAAATTATCACTCGCGATTTTATTGTGGTGTGGATCTTAGCTTTGTTAATATGAGGGATTTCATGGATTATAATCAGACAGATTACACCGTAAATTCCTGGGAACCTCGGTTTTCAAAAGTCAGAGACGGAGTAAAATCTTTTTGGGGTTATTCAGATGATCACCTTTTCGAAAAATCGATTCTAGATGATAAAAAACACCAAAATAAGAACCCAAAGCTAGATGTTTTCTTAACGATTAGTACGCACGAACCATATTCTTATCCAAACAAAGATAAATACCTCCTCTTATTGAAAGAGAAGATGAGCAAAATCAAGTGTTCTCCTGCTCAAAAAGCAGCCATTCACCATCATTCTGAACTATTAGGAAGTTACCTGTTTACCGATGAAGCTTTAAAGAACTATTTTAAGAAAGCTTCTAAAAAACCTGATTTCGATAATACGATTTTCTTTATTCTTGGAGATCATGGAAATTCATTACTTTGTGAAACGGAAATTCAACGTTATCAGACCCCATTACTTATTTATTCACCTTTACTAAAAAAATCGGAACAGTTTAACGCAATTTCTTCCCACAATGACTTGACCCCAACAATCATAAATTATCTAAGGGTCACTTATCCAGAATTAAAACTCCCCAAACAAGTTCCGTTTTTTGGAAAAGAGCTTTCATTCGAAAAGTCATTCAAATGTGAAAGAACCCTTCCTCTCGTTAGCTTAGACAGTGAAACAAAACACCTCATTTTGAATAACTACATGCAATTCGAGGGGCAGTTATTCAAAATCAATAAAGACTTAAAACTTGTTCGTATTAAAAACAAGCAAATCAATGAAAAAATGACGAAGCAACTTTCGGTCTATCAGAAATTGGCAAGATATTATCATGAATACGATAAAATACTTCCAAACGAACAATACAAGCAATTTGCACGACACGGAAAAAAAATAAAACTTTCTTATGCACCTGTCGATGAAATTGATAAAGGCTCAAAAAAGGATTTCATAGATCTTGGTCAAGCAATTAATATTCAAAAAAAATGGAAAAGACTAGAAATTCAGTTGGAAGGCGAAATTTTCTTAACCGATTATGATGATTTAAAAGAGTATGCCTACATCAATTTTACAATAGAGCAAATACATCCTAAAAAAATCGTCTTGTGGGGAAGTCATACAGCTAAGTATCAAGACCCACCTCGCTTAAAGAAATGGAATAAAATTAAATACTCCTTATTCATTGATACCAGAAAATTTAGTTCAAAAGGAGAGCTTTTTAGGGTGATTTATTATTTGCATAACCCCAAGCTAAAAAACATAAAAATCAGGAAAAACAGTCTGGAAGGAACCGCTTGGGAATAA
- a CDS encoding helix-turn-helix transcriptional regulator, protein MELKLVLMAFEGLSKRVDDIMKENQSLKNEIRDLRKQIDLRPTESPVPVTESKSEDELLTLKSAISLLKVSRSGFIRMVNDGIFKPIKLNLRTLRYSRHDLLNFINRR, encoded by the coding sequence ATGGAACTCAAATTAGTGTTGATGGCCTTTGAAGGGCTGTCCAAAAGGGTTGACGATATCATGAAAGAGAATCAATCGCTCAAAAATGAAATCCGGGATCTGAGAAAGCAAATCGATTTAAGACCAACAGAATCTCCTGTTCCAGTAACGGAAAGCAAATCAGAGGATGAACTGTTGACACTCAAATCAGCGATTTCATTGTTGAAGGTGTCCCGCAGCGGATTCATCCGAATGGTCAACGATGGAATATTCAAGCCAATCAAATTGAACCTCCGGACATTGAGGTATTCGAGACACGATTTACTCAACTTTATCAACCGCCGTTAA
- a CDS encoding helix-turn-helix domain-containing protein, with translation METVVRLAIERMSEEIEKLKAQIREQQQRISQLEKTGNRVAPIETNSSKKNEDELLTNEQVKQILSIGKNSLIKLVRDGELVAIRLNERTVRFSRAAIMEYIEKKQGSH, from the coding sequence ATGGAAACAGTGGTTAGACTCGCTATTGAAAGAATGAGCGAGGAAATTGAAAAATTAAAAGCCCAAATCCGGGAACAGCAGCAGCGTATTTCCCAATTGGAAAAGACGGGAAACCGGGTAGCGCCTATTGAAACAAACTCATCCAAAAAGAATGAAGATGAATTGCTCACCAATGAACAGGTAAAGCAGATTCTAAGCATCGGTAAAAACTCACTCATTAAGTTGGTCCGCGATGGTGAACTAGTCGCAATCCGGCTCAATGAACGAACCGTTCGCTTTTCCAGGGCTGCAATTATGGAGTATATCGAAAAGAAACAGGGATCACATTAA
- a CDS encoding helix-turn-helix transcriptional regulator, whose product MKTLGKDEKTLHNRIKIVLAEKNMSQSELSELTGLSKSRISSYCTNNSQPSLETLRMIATVLKVNATRLIVPTPDGDEK is encoded by the coding sequence ATGAAGACATTGGGCAAAGACGAAAAAACACTTCACAACCGCATTAAAATTGTTCTTGCAGAGAAGAATATGTCGCAAAGTGAACTAAGCGAGTTAACGGGATTGTCCAAAAGTCGTATTTCTAGTTACTGTACAAATAATTCTCAGCCATCTTTGGAAACTTTAAGAATGATTGCAACAGTATTGAAAGTAAATGCGACACGACTGATCGTTCCAACACCAGACGGAGATGAAAAATGA
- a CDS encoding SEC-C domain-containing protein — protein MKKVPKKSPCHCGSGRPYKYCHMGLDLPDRILPLFKDSRTGATLSVDLTNDFTNLASQLDVPIKNFCKDNDFYYFAIITVGQSQILREKLQNNTLSKADFFEAYKTTCTEEPMLKMLEACCVELDYMEKRRAILTDAFQAHFNGLYTLSIPTLFAQLEGVIRDFGNIPPKDNIRPVIPLDIWEPKLLFYMKDNAINFNAFTHKLFAGSGKPDEFNRNPILHGFNVDYFSEEHSLLLMLSIIEIRMFDWHDKNTDNYVDKLKSKLSKSG, from the coding sequence ATGAAAAAAGTGCCGAAAAAATCACCATGCCATTGTGGATCAGGACGACCGTATAAATATTGCCATATGGGATTAGACTTGCCTGACCGAATTTTACCACTCTTTAAAGATTCACGAACTGGGGCAACCTTATCAGTTGATCTAACAAATGATTTTACGAATCTAGCTTCTCAATTAGACGTTCCAATCAAGAACTTTTGTAAAGACAATGATTTTTACTATTTCGCTATTATTACTGTTGGTCAGTCGCAAATTCTAAGAGAAAAACTTCAAAATAATACTCTCTCAAAAGCAGATTTTTTCGAAGCTTACAAAACAACTTGCACTGAGGAACCAATGCTAAAAATGTTGGAAGCGTGTTGTGTGGAACTAGATTATATGGAAAAAAGAAGAGCGATTTTAACCGACGCATTTCAAGCACATTTCAATGGCTTATATACGCTTTCAATTCCTACTCTATTTGCCCAATTAGAAGGGGTAATTCGAGATTTCGGCAATATCCCTCCCAAAGACAACATTAGACCTGTTATTCCGCTCGATATTTGGGAACCCAAACTGTTATTTTACATGAAGGATAACGCAATTAACTTCAACGCTTTTACCCACAAGTTATTTGCTGGGTCTGGAAAGCCGGATGAATTTAATCGAAATCCGATACTACATGGGTTCAACGTGGATTATTTCAGTGAAGAACATTCATTACTTCTAATGCTATCTATAATAGAAATTCGTATGTTCGACTGGCACGATAAAAACACCGATAACTATGTTGACAAATTGAAGTCTAAACTGTCGAAAAGTGGTTAA